From Malaciobacter mytili LMG 24559:
AAATCAAATGGCATATAATGCTTCACTTGCTGTATCAAAAAAGCCTGGTATTCAATATAACCCATTATTTATCTATGGAGGAACAGGATTAGGTAAAACTCACCTTTTACAAGCAATAGGTAATGATGCAATTCAGCAAGGTAAAACAGTTATTTATGTAACTATTGAACAGTTTATGAATGATTTTACTTTCTCTATTAAAAATAAAAATATGGAACATTTTAGAAATAAATATAGAAAATGTGATGTTTTATTAATAGATGATATTCAGTTTTTAAGTGGAAAAGAACAAACTCAAGAGGAGTTTTTTCATACATTTAATGAACTTCATAATGCAAAAAAACAAATAGTTATGACTTCAGATAGATTACCTTCTCAAATAGCTGGACTTGTGGATAGGTTAAAATCAAGATTTGAATGGGGTTTAACAGCCGATATTCAAATACCTGGACTTGAAACTAAAATTGCAATTATTGAAAAAAAATCTGAACTTAATGGAATTAATTTAAGTAGGGAAATTATTAACTTTATTGCTACTAATTTAGATAGTTCAATTAGGGAAATAGAAGGGGTTCTTATTAGAATTAATGCAAGTGCTTCTTTACTTAATCAAGAGATTAATTTAGAACTTGTACAAAGTTTATTAAAAGAGCAAATTAAAGAAAATAAAGAGAATATAAAACTTCCTGATATTATTAATATAGTAGCAAGAGAGTTAAATATTAAACCAAGTGATATTAAATCTAAAAAAAGAACTGCAACAGTTGCCAATGCAAGAAGAGTTGTAATATATCTTGCAAGGGAATTAACACATAACTCAATGCCAGATATTGCAAAGTTTTTAGGTATGAAAGATCACAGCTCTATTTCACATAATATTAAAAAAGCAAATGAGCTAATAGAAAAAGACGAAAACTTTAAATTAATCATTGAAAATCTTAAAAATAAGATAATAAATAAGGAGTGGTAAAAATAAGTTTTAGAGCCTTGTGTGAAAAGGTGTGAATATAAACATTTTTTTGTTCACTTTCATTTCGTCCGATGAAATGGAAGTTTCTAATGTATTTTCATCTTTTCACACATTCTACTGCTACCACTAAATTAAAGAAATAATAAGAGGAGTATAAAGTGAGATTTATCATCACAAAACAAATTATTGAAAATATTGTTTCATCAATGCAACCTTTCTTAGAAAAGAAAGATGCTAGTTCAATTACTTCACATATATATTTAGAAGTTAATAATGATAAATTAATATTAAAAGCTACAGATTATGAAATTGGATTAGAGTCTCAAATCGATGAACTAAATGAAAGTGTAAATGGAAAAGCAACAGTTAATGGTGCAAATTTATTAGGTATATTAAAAAGATTAAAAGCATCAGAAATTATTATTGAATCAAATGAGAATAATTTAGTAATAAAACAAAATAAATCTACATTTAAATTACCAATGTATGATCCTAATGAATTTCCATCATTAGCAAAACCAGATAATTTAAATAAATTAGATATTAGTATGTTAAATTTAATTAATTCAATTAGAAAGATAACACCTGCTATTGATAACAATAATCCTAAATTTGAATTAAATGGTGCTTTAGTTGATATAAAAAGTAATAGAATAAATTTTGTTGCTACAGATACTAGAAGATTAGCAGTATCTCATCTTCAAAATATCTCTAATAGTGAAAATCAATTTATAATTCCTAAAAAAGCAATTATTGAAATTCAAAAACTTTTCTTAGATGATGCAAATATTTCATATGATGATACAAACTTAATTATTTCAAATGATAAAATGAAGTTCTTTACAAAACTAATCAATGGAAAATTTCCTGATTATGATAGAATTATTCCAAAGAGTTTAAAACATAACTTCTCTTTACCAAAAGATATGTTAATTGAATCAATTAAATTAGTTACATCACTATTTTCAAATATTAAAATTACATTTAGTAGTAATTGTATTATCTTTGAAAGTTTAGATGAAGATAGTGAATCAAAAACACAAATTGATATTAATTTAAATATTGAAAACAACTTCTATTTAGCAGTAAATGCAAAATATTTATTAGACTTTTTAAGTTTAACAAAAAATGAAAATGTAGCTATTGGATTTAATGAATCTAATTTACCATTTTATTTAGAAGATGAAAAATTCTTTACAATTGTAATGCCAATAGTTTTAGAAAAATAAACATAGAATAGATTATAAAAGGAAATAGATATATGAGTCAAGAATACGGTGCTAGTAATATTAAAGTTTTAAAAGGTCTTGAAGCTGTTAGAAAAAGACCAGGTATGTATATCGGTGATACAAATCTTAATGGTCTTCATCATATGGTTTATGAAGTTGTTGATAACTCTATTGATGAAGCAATGGCTGGTTATTGTAGAAATATTAAAGTAACTATTACTAAAGATAATTGGATTAAAGTATCAGATGATGGTAGAGGTATTCCAACAGCTATTCACCCAACTGAAAAAATTAGTGCTGCAACAGTTGTTTTAACTGTTCTTCATGCAGGTGGAAAATTTGATAAAGATACATATAAAGTTTCAGGAGGTCTTCACGGAGTTGGGGTTTCTGTTGTAAATGCTTTATCAAAAGATTTAAGAATGACAATTTATAGAGAAGGACAAATTCATTATCAAGAGTTTTCTTGTGGTATTCCTAAATCTCCTCTTGAAGTTATTGGTGAAACTAAAAAAACTGGAACTACTATTGAATTTTTGGCTGATGATTCTATTTTTGAGGTATCTGAATATATTTTTGAAACTTTAGCTAAAAGATTTAAAGAAGTAGCATATTTAAATCCTATTATATCTATTACTTTAGAAGATGAAAGAACAAAAGTTAAAGAAGTATATCACTTTGAAGGTGGTATTGCTCAATTTGTTAATGATTTAAATAAAGATACTGCACTTTGTGAACCAATTGCATTTTCTGATAGAGTAGAAGATGTAGAGGTTGATATAGCACTTTTATATAACTCTTCATATACAGAAAAAACTATTTCTTTTGTAAATAATATTAGAACAATTGATGGTGGAACACATGAAGCTGGATTTAAAGCTGGACTTACAAGAAGTATTGTTAAATACTTAAATGCAAATGCAAATGCAAGAGAAAAAGATACTAAAATTACAGGTGATGATGTAAGAGAAGGTCTTATTGCTGTTGTATCTGTAAAAGTTCCTGAACCACAATTTGAAGGACAAACTAAAGGAAAACTTGGTTCTTCTTATGTTAAGCCAATTACACAAAAATTAGCTGGTGAACAATTAGATAAATATTTTGAAGAAAATCCAACAGCAGCAAAAGCTATTATGGAAAAAGCATTAATGGCTGCACGTGGAAGAGAAGCAGCTAAAAAAGCTAGAGATTTAACTAGAAAAAAAGATGCAATGACAGTTGGAACTTTACCTGGTAAATTAGCTGAATGTCAAAGTAAAGATCCTGCAATTAGAGAATTATATCTGGTGGAGGGAGATTCAGCTGGTGGTTCAGCAAAGCAAGGTAGAGATAGAGTTTACCAAGCAATTTTACCATTAAAAGGTAAGATTTTAAATGTTGAAAAATCTAGACTTGATAAAATTTTAAAATCTGATGAAATTAGAAATATTATTACTGCTCTTGGTTGTGGTATTGGTGAAGATTTTGATGAAGAAAAAATTAGATACCATAAAATCATTATTATGACGGATGCGGATGTAGATGGAAGCCATATTCAAACACTTCTTTTAACATTTTTCTTTAGATTTTTAAGACCAGTTGTTGAAAAAGGTTATTTATATATTGCACAACCACCTTTATATAGATATAAAAAAGGTAAAAATGAGACATATTTAAAAGATGATACAGCTTTATCTAATTTCTTAATTGAAAATGGTTTAGAATCATTTACATTTGAAGGTCTAGGTTATAATGACTTAGTTGATTTATTTAAAACAGTTTCAAGATATAGAGGTATGTTATTACAATTGGAAAAAAGATACTCTTTAGTTGAAGTATTAAAACACTTAATTGAAAATTCTGATTTAGTTAAATTAGATTTTAGTACTTTATATGAAGAAGTTAAAAACTTTTTAGAAACTAGAGGTTATAACATTTTATCTAAAACATTAACTAGTGAAAGAATTCAATTATTTGTTCAAACAAATGAAGGTTTAGAAGAATTAGTTATTGATGATGAGTTATTTGCATCACCATATTTTAGTGAAGCAACATATATTTACTCAAAACTTATTGAAAGAGATATTTCTATGTTTGAAGGTAGAGATTTAATTGATGTTTTAGTAGATATTGAAGATTTAGCTAAAAAAGGTGCTTATATTCAAAGATATAAAGGTCTTGGAGAGATGAACCCAGAGCAATTATGGGAAACTACAATGACTCCTGAAGATAGAAGACTTCTAAGAGTTAAGATTGAAGATGCTGAAATTGCAAGTGATACATTTACTTTATTTATGGGTGATGAAGTAGAACCAAGAAGAAACTACATAGAAGAACACGCAAAAGACGTAGAACACTTAGATGTGTAAAAAAGAGAAAATTCTCTTTTTTACAATTTTAATACTTTCAAAAACTGTTTTCATTAAAATTTGAGGATTATATGAGAAAAAAAAGATTATTATCTTATGAAGCTAAGATAATTATAGGATTTATTTTATTTTTATTACTTATATTTTTACCTATTCCATTATTGGATACAGTTGTTTTATTTAAAAATAAAATTGTAGATTTTTATAATAAATATATACAAAATTATCCTTTATGGGCTCAAATTTTTGTTTTATGCTTTCCAATTATAATTTTTATTACTATTAAATTAATTAGAAAAAATAGATGTAAATATACAGAAGATACTTTTTATGATGTTAAATGGAAATGGAGTTGGCATAAAGATAAAATAGTTAATTTACAATGCTTTTGTCCTACTTGCAATGAAGAACTTTATTATGATGATACTACTTCAAACTTTGTTTTAACTGTAAGTAAAGTGGATTTTATTTGCGAAAAATGCCATAAAGTAGTAGCTTCAATAGCAAATGAAAATAAAAATGTGCATTCTGCAATGATGATAAATAAAGAAATACAAAGAATTATAAATAGAAAAATAAAAGAAATTTAAGATGGCAAAAGCCATCTTAGAATTTTCCATTTTCATTTTGCCATTGGTTAAGTGGTAAAATTTCCTCTTTTATACTCCAAGAGTTATATATTTTTGAGTTTTTAATATTAAATAACTCATAAATAGAAAATCTTTTATTATTTATATAAGTTTCATTAACTGCTAAAATAAAATTACCCTGCCCTAAAATCATATGATTTTTTAAATAATCTGCACTTAAAATTTTAGTTTTAATAAAAGCTTGTACTAATTGTTTATTTTTTAAAGTTTTTTGTTTATCTATTACTTTTACTTCACCTTTTAATTCTTCTATATCTTCTACTAATTCAGTATTATCCCAATGTTCTACTATTAAATTATTTTCAAATCTAAAAATATCAATAACCTTATAGTTTTTATCTTCTTGAGTTACAAAAGAGTGAGCTACAACATAGTTTTTATCTTCAAAGGCTCTTATTACCTTATTTTGTATTTTTTGGCCTTTTAAGTAGTCTAAATAACCTTTTAAACCCTCAATACCATCTTGTGCATATAAATTATGCTGAATATACTTTTTAGTATTAATATATTTTAATACTGATCTATCTGGTTTTGTATTAAAAGCTTTTTGTAAAAGCTCAACTACTTTTTGCTGGTTTGAAAGCTCTTTTGCATAAATATTAATAGCAGAAAGAATAATAAAACTAATTAATATATATTTTTTCATTTATACTCCTATATAAAAAATTTTGAAAATTATAAATTTTTAAATGAAAAATATAAAGGTATAAATAGGATAAAAAATGGTAAATATGAAACTAAATAGTAAAATTTTGTTTAAATTTACTAGGAGAAATATTTGTATGTTTTTTAAAATATTTTATAAAGTTCGTTGTTTCATAAAAGCCTAAATTAAATGCTATTTCTTTTATAGGTTTATTTGTGCAGGCAAGTTGTCTTTTTGCTTCTAATATTAAATAACTATCAATTAGTTGTTTTGCAGTAAGCTTTACAAACTCTTTTGTTATTGTATTTAGGTGTTTTGAGCTAATTTTTAAGTACTTTGCATAAAAACTTACATTTTTATTTTCAAAGTAGTTTTTATAAATTAGTTCTTTAAACTCTTCAAAAATAAGTTTATGTTTTTGATTTATAGTCTTATCTTGCAAAGAGTTTTCATATTTTAAAATAAGATAATTTAGTAAAATGGCTAAGATTTTCTCTTTATATAGACTTTTTTCTTTTTTGTACTCACTATATAATTGTTTAAAAATAGTTTCAAATTCACTATTTAAATCTTCAAGAATAATAGGTTTTAAACAGATATTAAAAATAGACTTTTCTTTAGTTATAAAGTTTCTTTTTAAAAACTCTTCAGTAAAAAGAATAATAAAGCCTTTATGTTTTATGTTTTTACTAAAAGCATGAACTTGCTCTTTAGATATAAATATTAGCTGATTATTTTTAATTTTATACTCTACAAAATCAACAAAATGTTTATCTTGTGTTTTATTAAAGTATAAAATATTATAAAAATTTATTTTATGAGGCTTAGTCATAAAATGGGTATTTAAATCTATATTTTTAAAAAACTCTTCAAAGCTTAAAATTTCAAAACCAAGTTTTTCTAAATCTTTTAAAAAATCTATTTTAGGTAAATTTTGCATAAATAGATTATAAACTATTAAAAATTATAATACAAGCTAACATGGCTAAAATTATCCCTGATATTTTCTCAATTTTATTTGAGTATTTTTGAATAAATTCTCTATTTTGTTTTGCATTTATTAAAATTACTATAAAAATATCCCAAATTAATACAGCTAAAAACATCCAAATGGCATAAAGTATTTGATAATTAAAAGGTATATTATCATTTAATGAAATTGAAAACATAGTAAAATAAAAAATTGAATTTTTAGGATTTAAAATAGCACTTAAAAACCCTTTTATAAAACTTTTTAATAAATTTTTTTTTAAAGTTATTTTGTTTTTATTAAAAAGTTCTCTTTTTTTTGAAGTTATTAAATGATATGAAATATAAAGTAAATAAATAGCCCCTAAAATTTTAATAGAGATAAAAATTAGTGGATTATTTAAAATAAGCATTATTCCAAATAGTGCTAAAATTATATAAATAGCATTTGCAAATGCTATTCCACTAGCTGTTAGAATTCCTGAAGTTTTTCCTTCTTTTGAAGTTGTTGAAACAAGTATAAAAAAATCAGCTCCAGGACTTAATAGTGCAATAAAATGTGCAAGAGCAAGGGGTATAAAGCCTTGCATAAAAATTTCAAGATTCATATAAACTCCTTTTAATGAAGTTTATATGATTTTTTTTAAAAATTATTGTACAAAATTGTTCTTATACTCTTTTGGTGTAGTTGCTACTAATTTTACAAAGTTTCTATGAAAATGACTTTGATCATAAAAACCACATTCTAAAGCTGTTTCAACTATAGAAAAATCTTTTTTTAAAAGATTTTTTGCATATTCTATTTTAAGATTAATAAAATATGAATATACAGAAGTATTTAGCTGCTTTTTAAAAAGTTTAATTATATAAAATGTAGAAAGATTAAACTCTTTTGATAAATCTTCCAAGGAGATATTTTCTTTTATATTCTTTTTTAAATATTTAATAATATTTTCAACTTTATAATTTATTTCTTTTTCTTTTTCTTGTAAATCTGAATATTTTTTATAAAGTATTGTAATAAACTCTATTAGAAGAGATTCTTTTTTAATATAAAATTCATTTGATAAAAGTACTTTACAAAGTTTAATAAATTCATTGAATATTTCTTTATCCTCTAATATCTCTTTTTTAAAAGGTAAAAAGCTATTTAGTGTAGGATTTAGCTCTTTTTGTACCTTATATAACCAATTTGTGTCTATATAAAGCATATAATAATTGCTTTTTTCATTATCTATGCTATTACAACTATGAATTGTATTTGGATTTACTATTGCCAAATTTCCTTTTGAGATTATATAAGTATTGTTTTTATTTGAATATTGCCTTTTTCCATTGGTTATAGCCCCAATAGATAGAGTTTCATGTATATGTTCTTTATAACATAAGGAAGAATTTGAGTATCTAAGTTCTATAAAAGATAGCTCTTTATTTTTTAAAAATTTAGTTTTGTTCATATTTTTTCATTTTTTCTGTATTATATAAAAAAATCTTTTAGGAGTTATTATGAAAATTCATAGATTAGACCATTTGGTATTAACAGTTAAGAATATTGATAAAACAGTTGATTTTTATACTGAAATATTAGGTATGGAAAAAGAGATTTTTGCAGAAAATAGAGTTGCATTAAAATTTGGAAACCAAAAAATAAACCTACATGAAAAAGGAAAAGAGTTTGAACCAAAAGCTAAAAATGTACAAACAGGAAGTGCAGATTTATGTTTTATTGTTCATGGAAATTTATATGAAATTAAAAAAGAATTAGAAAACAAAGGTGTCATTTTAGAAAGTGATATTGTTCATAGAACTGGAGCTATTGGAAAAATAGTGTCAATTTACTTAAGAGATCCTGATTTTAATCTAATTGAGTTATCAAATTATAAATAATTTTGTAAAAAATTAAAAAATACATAAAAAAAATATTTTAAAATTTAAAATTTATGTTATAATTTTAAGATATTTTTAATTTTTAATTCAAAAGGATTATATATGAGCCTTTCATTAAATGAAATACTTGATATAGCAAAAAATAGTAAAGATTTATCTTCTTTAAAACCATTATTAAACACTAAATCTATGATTGTAAGAAGAGCTTTAGCTAGAAATGAACATATTGATGAAAGTATGGCAAATATTTTAGCTTTTGATCCAGTTTTAAATGTAAGTTATATGGCTACTAAAAATCCAAATTGTACAAAAATAAGAGATTTTTCACAATACAAACTTTCTAATTGTGTCCTTTGCGAAAAAGATGAAAGAGAATTAGATTGTACAAATTGTGAAAATAAAAAAATTTTTAGATAATTTTTAGAAATAATACTTTTGTATTACTTTGTTTTATTATAATTCCAAAAAAAATAAGGAAAAATAATAAAGACATGAGTATTACGTTTGATGTGGTAGAAAAATTAAATAAAGCTTTTAATAGTACTTGTATAAATGAATTAAAAATGTTAGCAAATAGTGAATCTATGATTGTAAGAAGAGCTGTTGCAAAAAATGTAAATATAGATACTGCTTTAGCTAATGAGTTATCTTTTGATCCAGTTTTAAATGTAAGCTATATGGCTTTAAATAATCCTAAAAGTACAGTAAAAAGAGAAATTCCTCCATCAAACTTAACTAAATGTGTAGTTTGTCAAAAGGATGAAAGATATATGGATTGTACTTTGTGTTAAGAAAAATTTTTCTTAACACTTTTCTTTAGGGTTATTTTTAAAATACTCTTCTACTTTATTAGTATAAGAGTATATTTTTCCTCTTCTTCTTAAAAATGAGTTTACTATATGATAGCCATGATTAAGTGCTGCAACTATTGAGCCTCCTGTATTAAAAGCTATATCACCTGCCACATACATACAAGGTAAGTTTGTTCTATAATGCTCATCATAAATTGGATTTCCTTCACTATTTACTTCAATACCACATTTTTTTAAAAAATCAACGGGTGAAGTTCCTCCTATGGCATAAATAATTCTATCATAGATAGTAAAATAGCCATCATTAAAATTAACTTTTATTCTTCCTTCAAAGTTTTCTAAACTTTCAATATCAGTATTTAATCTAAGTCTTAATAACTCTTGCCCATTAAACTCTCTTAAAATTTTTTCATTTTCAGGGTTTAGCCTTGTAAATTTATCTTTTCTATATACTAAAGTTACTTCATTATTAACTGCAAGGTCATAGGCGTATTCCGCAGCAGAGTTTCCTCCTCCAACTACTAAGATTTTTTCATTTTTAGTACATTTATCTAAATTAAAATTTATATAGTCTTTTAAAGAAGCTGGAATTTTATATAAAGGTTTATTTGGTTTGCCCATCTTTCCTATTGCTATTACAACAGATTTTGATTTAAAACTTTGAGTTGAAGTTGTTATTAAATAAATATCCTCACCCTCTTCTTGAGTTCTAATAATAGATTCAACTTCACTATTAAAAGCTGTATCAATTCTCTCTTCATCAAGTAAAGTATTAAAATAATCTAAAGTACTCTCTTTTGTACCTCCTACAAATTCCACATTTCCTTCAAGTTCAATAATTTGACCTTTCCAGTCCCTATCTACTCTTTTATTATCTTTATAATATTTTCTAATTGTATTTGAGTGATTATCACTTTTTTCAATTAATAAAATATTTTTTACCCCATGAATAACAGCTTCAATTGCTGTACCTATTCCTCCAGGTCCTCCACCTATAATGGCAATATCATAAATATTTGACTTCATTAAACTACTTCTTTATTTTAAGATTTAATTTTAAAATTATAGCTAAAATTAAGATAATCTTCAACCTACTATATTTGTAAGTATTTTTTTGATAAAATGGGCAAAATTTAATATTTAAAAGGTTATTTAAATGGAAATGAAATATGGTGAAAAAGAGATTGTTGAATTTGATATTAACAGTAAAGAACACTATTGGCCA
This genomic window contains:
- a CDS encoding AraC family transcriptional regulator, whose translation is MNKTKFLKNKELSFIELRYSNSSLCYKEHIHETLSIGAITNGKRQYSNKNNTYIISKGNLAIVNPNTIHSCNSIDNEKSNYYMLYIDTNWLYKVQKELNPTLNSFLPFKKEILEDKEIFNEFIKLCKVLLSNEFYIKKESLLIEFITILYKKYSDLQEKEKEINYKVENIIKYLKKNIKENISLEDLSKEFNLSTFYIIKLFKKQLNTSVYSYFINLKIEYAKNLLKKDFSIVETALECGFYDQSHFHRNFVKLVATTPKEYKNNFVQ
- a CDS encoding NAD(P)-binding domain-containing protein; protein product: MKSNIYDIAIIGGGPGGIGTAIEAVIHGVKNILLIEKSDNHSNTIRKYYKDNKRVDRDWKGQIIELEGNVEFVGGTKESTLDYFNTLLDEERIDTAFNSEVESIIRTQEEGEDIYLITTSTQSFKSKSVVIAIGKMGKPNKPLYKIPASLKDYINFNLDKCTKNEKILVVGGGNSAAEYAYDLAVNNEVTLVYRKDKFTRLNPENEKILREFNGQELLRLRLNTDIESLENFEGRIKVNFNDGYFTIYDRIIYAIGGTSPVDFLKKCGIEVNSEGNPIYDEHYRTNLPCMYVAGDIAFNTGGSIVAALNHGYHIVNSFLRRRGKIYSYTNKVEEYFKNNPKEKC
- a CDS encoding VOC family protein: MKIHRLDHLVLTVKNIDKTVDFYTEILGMEKEIFAENRVALKFGNQKINLHEKGKEFEPKAKNVQTGSADLCFIVHGNLYEIKKELENKGVILESDIVHRTGAIGKIVSIYLRDPDFNLIELSNYK
- a CDS encoding LysE family translocator, whose amino-acid sequence is MNLEIFMQGFIPLALAHFIALLSPGADFFILVSTTSKEGKTSGILTASGIAFANAIYIILALFGIMLILNNPLIFISIKILGAIYLLYISYHLITSKKRELFNKNKITLKKNLLKSFIKGFLSAILNPKNSIFYFTMFSISLNDNIPFNYQILYAIWMFLAVLIWDIFIVILINAKQNREFIQKYSNKIEKISGIILAMLACIIIFNSL
- the dnaA gene encoding chromosomal replication initiator protein DnaA — its product is MTNKEFLAIIKEESTALDYNRYLKQLVYKKISSDENIAIFEVNNKYIASWIKSKYKNLIQHCFETIDGTKPEIEIKVAGEKKSKKEIITEKLKGDNAESTILNPSYTFDSFVVGTSNQMAYNASLAVSKKPGIQYNPLFIYGGTGLGKTHLLQAIGNDAIQQGKTVIYVTIEQFMNDFTFSIKNKNMEHFRNKYRKCDVLLIDDIQFLSGKEQTQEEFFHTFNELHNAKKQIVMTSDRLPSQIAGLVDRLKSRFEWGLTADIQIPGLETKIAIIEKKSELNGINLSREIINFIATNLDSSIREIEGVLIRINASASLLNQEINLELVQSLLKEQIKENKENIKLPDIINIVARELNIKPSDIKSKKRTATVANARRVVIYLARELTHNSMPDIAKFLGMKDHSSISHNIKKANELIEKDENFKLIIENLKNKIINKEW
- a CDS encoding nuclear transport factor 2 family protein, which produces MKKYILISFIILSAINIYAKELSNQQKVVELLQKAFNTKPDRSVLKYINTKKYIQHNLYAQDGIEGLKGYLDYLKGQKIQNKVIRAFEDKNYVVAHSFVTQEDKNYKVIDIFRFENNLIVEHWDNTELVEDIEELKGEVKVIDKQKTLKNKQLVQAFIKTKILSADYLKNHMILGQGNFILAVNETYINNKRFSIYELFNIKNSKIYNSWSIKEEILPLNQWQNENGKF
- the dnaN gene encoding DNA polymerase III subunit beta, producing the protein MRFIITKQIIENIVSSMQPFLEKKDASSITSHIYLEVNNDKLILKATDYEIGLESQIDELNESVNGKATVNGANLLGILKRLKASEIIIESNENNLVIKQNKSTFKLPMYDPNEFPSLAKPDNLNKLDISMLNLINSIRKITPAIDNNNPKFELNGALVDIKSNRINFVATDTRRLAVSHLQNISNSENQFIIPKKAIIEIQKLFLDDANISYDDTNLIISNDKMKFFTKLINGKFPDYDRIIPKSLKHNFSLPKDMLIESIKLVTSLFSNIKITFSSNCIIFESLDEDSESKTQIDINLNIENNFYLAVNAKYLLDFLSLTKNENVAIGFNESNLPFYLEDEKFFTIVMPIVLEK
- a CDS encoding helix-turn-helix domain-containing protein, which translates into the protein MQNLPKIDFLKDLEKLGFEILSFEEFFKNIDLNTHFMTKPHKINFYNILYFNKTQDKHFVDFVEYKIKNNQLIFISKEQVHAFSKNIKHKGFIILFTEEFLKRNFITKEKSIFNICLKPIILEDLNSEFETIFKQLYSEYKKEKSLYKEKILAILLNYLILKYENSLQDKTINQKHKLIFEEFKELIYKNYFENKNVSFYAKYLKISSKHLNTITKEFVKLTAKQLIDSYLILEAKRQLACTNKPIKEIAFNLGFYETTNFIKYFKKHTNISPSKFKQNFTI
- the gyrB gene encoding DNA topoisomerase (ATP-hydrolyzing) subunit B: MSQEYGASNIKVLKGLEAVRKRPGMYIGDTNLNGLHHMVYEVVDNSIDEAMAGYCRNIKVTITKDNWIKVSDDGRGIPTAIHPTEKISAATVVLTVLHAGGKFDKDTYKVSGGLHGVGVSVVNALSKDLRMTIYREGQIHYQEFSCGIPKSPLEVIGETKKTGTTIEFLADDSIFEVSEYIFETLAKRFKEVAYLNPIISITLEDERTKVKEVYHFEGGIAQFVNDLNKDTALCEPIAFSDRVEDVEVDIALLYNSSYTEKTISFVNNIRTIDGGTHEAGFKAGLTRSIVKYLNANANAREKDTKITGDDVREGLIAVVSVKVPEPQFEGQTKGKLGSSYVKPITQKLAGEQLDKYFEENPTAAKAIMEKALMAARGREAAKKARDLTRKKDAMTVGTLPGKLAECQSKDPAIRELYLVEGDSAGGSAKQGRDRVYQAILPLKGKILNVEKSRLDKILKSDEIRNIITALGCGIGEDFDEEKIRYHKIIIMTDADVDGSHIQTLLLTFFFRFLRPVVEKGYLYIAQPPLYRYKKGKNETYLKDDTALSNFLIENGLESFTFEGLGYNDLVDLFKTVSRYRGMLLQLEKRYSLVEVLKHLIENSDLVKLDFSTLYEEVKNFLETRGYNILSKTLTSERIQLFVQTNEGLEELVIDDELFASPYFSEATYIYSKLIERDISMFEGRDLIDVLVDIEDLAKKGAYIQRYKGLGEMNPEQLWETTMTPEDRRLLRVKIEDAEIASDTFTLFMGDEVEPRRNYIEEHAKDVEHLDV